tcatcgagccaccctttaaggaccgcccacaaaatcctggactgaaaactgttttaacctctaactccacttTTTAGTAATATATCGTTTAAACtcttttcatgtgttgtttccaacatatttaatgtattttaagagaaatctcagaattgcctttacacagactttaatgtatTGACTTCAAACtgaacatgtaaacacaaacctGTCTTAGGTATTCATCTTGCAGCATGTAATTACATGTACCTTGTCTCTTTTGATGACGACTAGACCAACACAGAGGTATTTGGGATAACACAAACGTGCTAAACTCGCCCTCTCGTGATTAAACCATGCAAAACATGTGAACCACTTCTGAACAACACGCAAACTTTTACATTGATGAATAAACTTAAGAGAGTAAAAATACAGAATCTGAATAGTGTAGATTACATAAAGCACAACATTCTAGCTAATgtgttgaataaaatatgacaaattaatcattcatttcatcacaTCCATTCAACAATTCAGTTCTGCACATTGATTTGTAACCTTTTGCAACTGTCCACAAAGGCTTAAGTTGCTATGAACTGGATCATAAAATACAGTGTTACATGGACACACTTCCCACATCAGTCTCATGTTTATATGCGAGTGCTGCAAGGTTGACATTGTACTCACAGCAATGTCCAGCTGGTCCAAAGGAACAGCCTCCTCGGCCAGCAGTTGCACTGAAGAATCAGCGTTGACCGTTACTGACCCACTGCTCACTGcgtagacaaacacacaacggTATAACCAAACGTGCCAACATGCAGTCATGTGTTTTATAAGAAATGCAATGTGCATGACAGATACAGAACGTCCTGTTTCAATCTCAGGCTTCTGTTTGACAGTGCGTGCCTCCTTCATCATGTGAACAGCTGAACTATCACACTGGGTATTCGGATACATTCTGTTCTTAAAAGGTATGTACTGTTATACTGAGGAAACTGTTTAGGCAAAGACAAATTATTGTTATGTTAAAATGACGTAACTATAGCTTTGATGAGTCTGGGACACGGACACAGAGTTATTTACGAGCAAAGCTCGCTGCAGATAACGCAGCTTAGCATAGGGACACAATAACACATGTATCACGCTCCAGCTTTCAGAAAGATGAAGGATAAACACTTTGTTCAAAAACGTGAGGAGCCAGCAGGAAGAAGGGGATTAAATTTAGTGTGCAAGACATCACGAACATCTTTAATAACGAGTCAAAGGAAATGTTGACATATGAAATACTTTGAGTTGAAGGGCacattggggaaaaaaagaggagacgTGACATATCAACTTCTGTGagaataaaatcaatattttggtCTACTTTTTAATACCGTGTAACAAAGCACTATTGGCTTTGATGACACACTTCAGCGGCTTTAAAGTATACACTCAAGAATCcatcatttatttcaataaacagagagaaggCTTTATGTATCGCACTTCCAACCCAAGGTCATCGGTGTACCTTTCCAATGAGGCAGAATCTTACCAAAGTATTTGGCCGCGGAGCCGTCATCACTGAAGACGGTGACGACGCCGGGCCGGAGCACCTGCAGGGTCGGTACGTGGGCAGGAAGGATACCGAACGCACCGGTCAGCGTGGGCACGTCGACCTGCTTCACGCTGGCCTCTTTGAAAAACACCTGGAGAGTGGAGACAAGTGATGCATTCACTTTGTTATGGACGGTGCCTGCAACAGTAAAACATCAACACATGACGGCAGAATTTGGACCACAACTTTTAACAAGGTCTGTCACCTTTGTGTTTACGGTTTATGTAtcatgcatgctttttttttttaaagatagcATATATATTTTGAGTACTGGATTAAATACATCGGTTCTGCAGCAGTGTTGagtaaggcaaggcaagtttatttgtatagcacaattcgtacacaaggcaattcatagtgctttacagaggcaaggaaaaacatttgacattaagacaagcaatagcaatagaaataaaaaatttaaaagagaagaaaatttaattaaaaacatcagaatgtcatttaaaatcattaaaatagcaaatttgaaaacaatttaaaacaataaacgaatcactggattatgattaaaaattctttaaaagtttttaacctggatttaaaagtgctaagagttggggctgatttcagtcctgctggtagtttgttccagttgtgagcagcataactgctaaatgctgcttcaccgtgtctggtttgaactctgtgctccactttctgacctgagtcagtagatctcagagccctactgggtctatattctactaacatgtcGTTTATGTAATGggggcctaaaccattcagtgatttgtaaaccagtagcagaactttaaaatctattctgtggctaactgggagccagtgtaaagacttaagaactggggtgatgtgttctgatctctttgttctggtcaaaactcgagctgctgcgttctgaatgagctgcagctgtttgatactttttttgggggagtccagtcaaaagaccattacagtagtcaaatctactggagatgaaagcatggatcagcttctcctgatctgtttgggacataaagcccttaactctggatatgttcttaagttggtagaaggctgttttggtgaaggtcagatctgagtctatcaacacgccaaggtttcggacttggtctttagtttctagagacagtaactcaaggtgtttactgacagcaaccctcttctctttattgccaaaaacaatgacctcagttttttcttgatttaactgaagaaaattttggttcatccaatttttgactcgctctagacagttacacaacgactctataggactgcagtcatctggggacagcgcaagatatatctgtgtgtcatctgcataactatgatagttgaatttgacccaaaggcagcatatataggctgaacaaaaggggtccaagaactgacccctgaggaaccccacatgtcatagccactggatctgattgattacttccaatggtcagTAAACATGCAAACTTTAACACTTTAGTAAAGCAACTTAACCACTGACATGAAGCTCAAGGTTAGACAGCTTTGCATTTCACACACTCCTGCTGAGCTACGTGGGTTTGAATGTAACAACATACATTTGAACATATGCacagaaaatgtactttaaaagtCCCTGAACTGCAGAGGAGCGATGCCTGACCGGTACATGATCACATGCTGGTCAAAGACAGTGAATGACAGCTGAGCATGCACCGCTatctaagctaagctaaccctTAGCACTGTATCTAAACTGCATTAACTCATGCATTAGCACTCAGCTGCTAGATGACACCGGAGGCAGACTTTCCTGCAAACTGTGACGGCGCCATTTCAACCTTAAAAACTAGACTTAGCCGTGTGGGCTTAGCTGGGCCCGAGGAGAAGCCTCGTCGGTCGCGTTAAGGTTAGCCAGCTACCTGCGTCGGGGAGGCGAATGTGAAGGACATCTGCGGGCCGCCGGCGGCCGCCTCGGCGTAGCAGCGAGTCTGCCTCAGCGCGGGGAGAGCGCGGCGGAGAAATCTGGCTGCCATCATGTCTgaaaatttagatttaattcaAAATACAGGTGAATGACAGAGATCCTCGAGCCCTGGCGTGAAGGCAGTCAGTGTGCGCTCGGTAGGACAAGGACGTTGGTGACCTACCCATAAGGCTTTACGGCGGGTGCAAAGCATGTCGGGTAGTGtagtcttttttgtttttaggtggATTGTTGTGGGTTAGTTCATCAACttgtcagaatcagaaatactttaaattgtttctgttacagcagctcccaaacggtaagttagataaacatttaaacactatAGAGGTTGGATAgtaaaatacacataaacactaTACACTTATAAGATATCCATTTTAACATTATATACACAGGTATaaacaacagttaaataaaaccagtaacagtaaaataaactatagtgaactatacaatatgtcaatcaaaaaaaaaaactttagtctttgaataaataaaagtgggCACACACAAACCAAGATTACTTAAAAAGTTACTGAACAGAAACGCACAATACCAAgtaaaaagtaagaaaagtaaGGAAGAtgaacaggagcagcagcaacaggctGCATGCACTTTCCAGTGAGCAACATATTGAACTCAAGTAACTTGTTTTTACTATCAAGTGATCAGActtttgaataaataatctAACCATCTAGGTAggactatctatctatctatctatctatctatctatctatctatctatctatctatctatctatctatctatctatctatctagatagatagatagatagatagatagatagatagatagatagatagatagatagacatatatatatctgAAAAATATACCTAATAGACCtataagatagatagatcttaatttaaattaaacatgtgcaaaaatatttacaagtagaaaactatataaaagtttaaaaaaagaaagaaatattttttattacaaataagaaatagaacCACAAatagaatttttaaaaagtatatacatttaaattaggctgtagacaTTGAGCAGACTGCAAACTGAGTCTAAAGTGATAATAACAGTTATCAGTGCAACAGAGAATCGTCATCTTTTGTGTCCATATGCCACCAACCATGACTGCTGCTACTGAACCAGACTGGATATTTTTGTGCAATACTTTTGTAAAACACCTGTCACTTAACTCTTACTATCAATATTTTAAACAGTGTACTATAtcctatttatatattatgttcatgtttataaAGTAATActttataatgtaataataataatatatataatataatactaatacttGAATATAATCGTCACAGCCCTGTCTTGTGCAGTGTACAGAGCATTCATACAGATTTCTAATGttctattttagtatattttgtattatacatatttttctCATATTAATTTTTagtatatcatatatattttgtacctgtttttttattgtttgtgttt
Above is a window of Larimichthys crocea isolate SSNF chromosome XVII, L_crocea_2.0, whole genome shotgun sequence DNA encoding:
- the atp5f1d gene encoding ATP synthase F(1) complex subunit delta, mitochondrial gives rise to the protein MMAARFLRRALPALRQTRCYAEAAAGGPQMSFTFASPTQVFFKEASVKQVDVPTLTGAFGILPAHVPTLQVLRPGVVTVFSDDGSAAKYFVSSGSVTVNADSSVQLLAEEAVPLDQLDIASARANLEKAQSDLASTSDEAARAEVQISIEANEAIVKALE